The genome window CACCTTCTCGACTTGCTCTCGCAATTCTGGGTCAAGAGCGCTCGTCGGCTCATCGTAACCGATGATTTTTGGCTTCATCGCCAAAGCTCGAGCCAGCGCCACCCGCTGTTTCTGCCCGCCAGACAACTGATAAGGCATTAATTTCTCCTTACCTTGAAGTCCCAATTGTTCAAGAAGTGCTTTAGATTGCTCCTTGGAAGTTACCTTATCTTCTTTCAAAACTAGCGTGGGCGCCAAAGTGATATTATCGATTACCGAAAGATGCGGAAAAAGTTGAAAATCTTGAAATACCACTCCGACAATTTGATCGATATTAGCCATCTCAACTGGATTAAAAGGCGTGCCATCAATGATCAAATCACCTGAATCAATTGTTTCTAATCCTGCCAAACATCGAAGCAGTGTAGTTTTTCCGGCCCCAGATGGTCCGACGATCGTCAAAATTTCGCCATCTTTAATCTCTAAGTTCAACTGATCAATGATCTTGCGTTCACCGAAGCTTTTTACCAAATTCTTAATTACTAGCATGTTGTCGCCCTCCTATTTGTAATACTGATAATGTTTTTCTAATTTTCTAGAGAGGAGCGTTAACCCCGCCGTCAACAAGAGATAAATCGCACCAACTAGAAGGAGCGGTACCAAGCTCACATCGCGACTCATCGCAATTTTCCCAGCTCTTAAAAGATCTCCAAGCCCTAAAACGTAGATCAGTGAAGTATCTTTAACTAAGTTAATTACTTCGTTTCCGATCGACGGCAATACAATTTTGACCACCTGGGGCAAAATAATTTTGCTGATAGTCTGCCATTTTGTTAACCTCAGGACTTTTGCCGCTTCATATTGACCTTCTGGAATTGACTGAATCCCGCCCCGGAAAATTTCTGCAAAATATGCGGCATAATTTAAAATGAAAGCAAACAATGCTGCATCATAGCGTTCAAAAACCACGCCAATTAGAGGCAAGCCATAAAATACGAAAATCAATTGCAGTAACAATGGCGTTCCGCGCATCAGCCAAATATAAAAATCAATCAAAATTCTCAACGGTTTAAAGCGGGTCTGCAGGGCAAATGCCACCAAAATTCCTAACGGAATTGATCCCACCAACGTAAAGAAAAAAACTTTTAAAGTCATCACTGCCCCGTTTAATAACGCTGGCAAAATTTCTAAAGTGTATTTCATCTTTTTTCTCCCTATAACTAAAAAAAGTCCCTTAGCTAGAATAGCTAAAGGACGCATGAACGTGGTTCCACCTTTTTTTCGTTAACGCCTCACGACGATAACCTCAGGAAGTCAAACAACTTCTGATGCAATAACGGGCATGCCCGAACCTCTCTACTGAGTTTCAAAAGGTTAATACTCCCAGATGTGTTTCACTTCCCGCTTCTGCCTTTTTCCATCAACCAAAGGCTCTCTGTAAGAAACCAGTAAAGTTACTCTTCTGTTCAAAGTATGATTGCATATATATTACACGCTTATTCTAAAAAAAGAAAGCTTTTTTTGAAAAATTTTAGTGAAATCTAATAACGAACGTAAATCTTTTCCTTACATAGCTGTTCATTGCCTGTGTAATTGTTGATCTAATTCTTAAAATATCACGCAAGGTTCTCTCAAATAAATAAATTTTGACCCCGGTCTGATGTACAAATAAAAAAATTGTATAAAATGGCAGCAATTATCGCCGTCGAATCTATAGGCCTTTCGACCCTCAAACGTCGAAATTATTTACGCGAGCCTCAACAAATGTATTTCCTTGTGCAATTTTAATAATGTCAATTCCGAAGTTTTCTATTTGACCTAATTAACTATTTACATAAAAACGGCAACGATGTTTCCATTCATCATTGTCATCTATTTCCATATCGACTTCAATTTTTACATTGCCAGAGTAATGTGCCGCCAAAAAATCAAGCGAAAAACCTGGTGTATAGTTCCCTTTCAATTCACCGAATTGAACGTAGCAATTTTCTTTAAAATCATAAGAATATTGCTTTATCTTTTCACCGATAAGTCTCAATGTATTCTTTTCAATATAACAAAGTTGTTTCACCAGCACAAACTCCGCACTAGCAATAATGCTAAGTTGTAAAAGATCTGAATCCTGCCAAACTTTTTTGATATTTATGTTATTTTCCATTAAATCTCAAACTACCAACCTTTCAACTAAAAGAAATTCGTATTTTTTAATTATTCTAACGAAAGTCGGGATAGATACAATTGTCTACTTGGATTAGATCCATTCTACTGAACCTATATGAGACTTTTGCCCCATAACTGTCTTGGGTGTCATCAACATAGTAAACATTTCCAAGAACGTCTAAAACTTCTATCAAATTCTTACTTCCGACTTTAACACGCTTTAAATATTTAAGCTGAACTCCGTCTTCATCAAAATATCCAAATAAATAAATTTTGCAATTATACTTTTCATTGATTTTCATAAATTCAAAATTCTCAGAACTGGTAATCGCCGAATCATCAAAACACGTTTCTACGTTCGCCGTATTCAGATTTTTAAGTTTAACCAGTCTTGTGTATTCAAAATTATTGATTGAAATTAATTTATACATAATTCCCTTTTGAAGCGCCAGACAATTGTTCCTTAAAAAACAGGTAAATAATTTAGGAATTTTTGGTTTCTTCGCAAATACCATTTTTATTACCTCTTCATGACCGTTTAAAATGATTTCTTGAGAAATATTGTTTTGACTCCATTTAATCTCAGTAAACA of Xylocopilactobacillus apicola contains these proteins:
- a CDS encoding amino acid ABC transporter ATP-binding protein, translating into MLVIKNLVKSFGERKIIDQLNLEIKDGEILTIVGPSGAGKTTLLRCLAGLETIDSGDLIIDGTPFNPVEMANIDQIVGVVFQDFQLFPHLSVIDNITLAPTLVLKEDKVTSKEQSKALLEQLGLQGKEKLMPYQLSGGQKQRVALARALAMKPKIIGYDEPTSALDPELREQVEKVILELKDQGITQIVVTHDLEFAKHIADDMLHVEAL
- a CDS encoding amino acid ABC transporter permease, translating into MKYTLEILPALLNGAVMTLKVFFFTLVGSIPLGILVAFALQTRFKPLRILIDFYIWLMRGTPLLLQLIFVFYGLPLIGVVFERYDAALFAFILNYAAYFAEIFRGGIQSIPEGQYEAAKVLRLTKWQTISKIILPQVVKIVLPSIGNEVINLVKDTSLIYVLGLGDLLRAGKIAMSRDVSLVPLLLVGAIYLLLTAGLTLLSRKLEKHYQYYK